Within Kineothrix sp. MB12-C1, the genomic segment TTCTCCACACATGTCTTTAAGCTTATCGCGTCGTAAACATCATCTTCGAATACCGGGCTGATTTCCTTTAACTCCCCGATACTCAAGGCGTCAATACACGTATCTTTGTCGATACAATAAAGAACGAGGCGGCCTACAATTTCATGTGCATCGCGAAATGCCACACCTTTTCCTACCAGATAATCTGCTGCGTCCGTAGCATTTGTAAATCCATTCATCGCACTAACCGCCATCGACTCTCGATGAAACTTCATCGTCTTAAGCATACCGTTAAACAAAGCAAGACATCCCTTCACCGTATCAATTGCATCGAAAGTCAATTCCTTATCTTCTTGCATATCCTTATTGTAAGCAAGCGGAATCCCTTTCATCACGGTCAAGATAGAAACCAGGGAACCATACACTCTGCCAGTCTTTCCTCTGATCAGTTCTGCAATATCCGGGTTTTTTTTCTGAGGCATTATACTGCTTCCGGTAGAATATGCATCATCGATTTCTACAAAATGATATTCATTTGAATTCCAGATAATAATCTCTTCACAAAAGCGGCTTAAATGCATCATGATAGTGGAAAGTGCCGATAACAATTCAATCACATAATCTCTATCCGAAACAGAGTCCATACTGTTCAGAGTCGGTCCCTCGAAGCCCATAAGCGATGCGGTATAATTCCTGTCGAGAGGATACGTTGTTCCCGCTAAAGCACCGGATCCCAAAGGACAATAATTCATCCTCGCATAAATATCCTTCAACCGAAGGCTATCCCTTCGGAACATTTCAAAGTAAGCTCCCATATGATGGGCCAGCGTAATAGGCTGCGCTTTCTGCAAATGGGTAAAACCAGGCATATACGTATCTAAGTTATTATCCATGATAGTATGCAGTGTCGTCAAAAGTTCATAAACTTCTTCTGCAATATGAAGCACTTCCGCCCTTGTATAGAGCTTCATATCGAGCGCTACCTGATCATTACGGCTTCTTCCCGTATGAAGCTTCTTGCCCGCTTCACCGATTCTCTTAATCAGGTTGGCTTCTACAAAACTATGAATATCTTCGTATTCCTCTGTAATTGTAAGACTTCCTTCCTGTACATCATGTCTGATGCCGGTCAGTCCTTTCACAATGATATTCTTCTCTTCTTCTGTAAGAATACCTTGTTTTTCCAGCATCACCACATGTGCGATGCTCCCCTCTATATCTTCTTCAAAGAATTTTTTATCAAAGGAAATGGAGGCGTTGAAATTATATACAAGCTGATCCGTTTCCTTCGTAAAGCGTCCACCCCAAAGTTGTGCCATGGCATTCACCTCCATCGTCGTTAAATCTGTTTTTGATACTAACATATTTTCTTTATTT encodes:
- the argH gene encoding argininosuccinate lyase, coding for MAQLWGGRFTKETDQLVYNFNASISFDKKFFEEDIEGSIAHVVMLEKQGILTEEEKNIIVKGLTGIRHDVQEGSLTITEEYEDIHSFVEANLIKRIGEAGKKLHTGRSRNDQVALDMKLYTRAEVLHIAEEVYELLTTLHTIMDNNLDTYMPGFTHLQKAQPITLAHHMGAYFEMFRRDSLRLKDIYARMNYCPLGSGALAGTTYPLDRNYTASLMGFEGPTLNSMDSVSDRDYVIELLSALSTIMMHLSRFCEEIIIWNSNEYHFVEIDDAYSTGSSIMPQKKNPDIAELIRGKTGRVYGSLVSILTVMKGIPLAYNKDMQEDKELTFDAIDTVKGCLALFNGMLKTMKFHRESMAVSAMNGFTNATDAADYLVGKGVAFRDAHEIVGRLVLYCIDKDTCIDALSIGELKEISPVFEDDVYDAISLKTCVEKRLTIGAPGKDAMEKVLDSNREFLSKRWMDE